A single Methylomonas sp. AM2-LC DNA region contains:
- a CDS encoding AraC family transcriptional regulator, with product MISKQFFAKRWSIDSEDLHFLPQTDCLHQSLPKELGNGRSAIFQLEDGLRYIETLYTPNRDLAVLSRIDYQEPQLIMTISLKGQSIFTSKAGNELIFKQGYTTLVPVNTDSIGERHYEANITTQQLRFALSKNWLEKYFGETQTRQLLSQKHERLQPTGIQALVRAQQLLDRNIFSSSNRLLMHGQALSLLAFELSCLIDNKPKNVMQTHQKDSIMARSARDILYDEFKQPPSVEQLAKRVGTNAFKLKKLFHRYFNNTPYGLLLEIRMNKAYQLLISEQCQVSVAANKVGYNHASNFSTAFTKFFGQSPKAITKKG from the coding sequence ATGATATCAAAACAGTTTTTTGCAAAGCGCTGGAGCATCGATAGCGAAGATTTACATTTCCTTCCTCAAACAGATTGCTTGCATCAAAGCTTACCTAAAGAGCTGGGAAACGGTCGATCCGCAATATTTCAACTTGAAGATGGCTTGCGTTATATAGAAACTCTGTATACACCCAATAGGGATTTGGCTGTGTTGAGTCGTATAGACTATCAGGAACCGCAACTTATCATGACCATCAGTTTAAAGGGACAATCCATTTTTACCAGTAAAGCAGGTAATGAGCTGATATTTAAACAAGGCTATACCACTCTAGTACCAGTGAATACTGATAGCATAGGTGAGCGACACTACGAAGCCAACATAACCACACAACAATTACGTTTTGCCCTGAGTAAAAACTGGCTGGAAAAATATTTTGGTGAAACTCAAACCAGACAATTGTTATCTCAAAAACATGAGCGACTACAGCCCACCGGTATTCAGGCACTAGTTAGGGCTCAGCAATTATTGGATCGCAATATTTTCAGTAGCAGCAACCGTCTTTTGATGCATGGGCAAGCTTTATCTTTACTTGCATTTGAACTGAGTTGCCTGATTGATAATAAGCCCAAAAATGTCATGCAAACTCATCAGAAAGATAGCATTATGGCAAGATCGGCGCGCGATATTTTATATGATGAATTTAAACAACCGCCATCCGTTGAGCAGCTAGCTAAACGGGTAGGTACTAACGCATTTAAATTAAAAAAATTGTTTCATCGCTATTTTAATAACACTCCTTATGGTTTATTGCTAGAAATCAGGATGAACAAGGCTTATCAACTACTCATTTCTGAACAATGTCAGGTGAGCGTGGCAGCGAATAAAGTGGGCTATAACCATGCCAGCAACTTTAGTACAGCATTTACAAAGTTTTTTGGTCAATCACCAAAAGCAATTACTAAAAAGGGTTGA
- the ureG gene encoding urease accessory protein UreG yields the protein MITKQVLRVGIGGPVGSGKTALVDALCKNMRDDYEIGVVTNDIYTREDQQFLIRSQALPEERILGVETGGCPHTAIREDASMNLAAVEELCERWPELDFVMVESGGDNLSATFSPELADITLYVIDVSAGDKIPRKGGPGITRSDLLVINKIDLAPYVGASLEVMDRDAKLMRGEKPFLFTNIKAGLGVKDVAEFIVKQGMLGSA from the coding sequence ATGATAACTAAACAAGTGCTAAGAGTAGGTATAGGCGGGCCGGTTGGTTCTGGAAAAACAGCCCTGGTTGATGCCTTATGCAAAAACATGCGTGATGACTATGAAATAGGCGTTGTCACTAATGATATTTATACCCGCGAAGATCAACAATTTCTAATTCGCAGTCAAGCACTGCCCGAAGAGCGAATTTTAGGTGTGGAAACCGGAGGTTGTCCGCATACGGCTATTCGTGAAGATGCCTCAATGAATTTGGCGGCAGTCGAAGAATTGTGTGAGCGATGGCCTGAGTTGGATTTCGTAATGGTGGAAAGTGGTGGCGATAATCTCAGTGCTACCTTTAGCCCAGAACTGGCAGACATTACTTTGTATGTCATTGATGTATCAGCCGGTGATAAAATTCCCCGCAAAGGTGGGCCGGGTATTACCCGCTCTGATTTGCTGGTGATCAATAAAATAGATCTCGCGCCTTATGTGGGTGCTTCACTAGAAGTGATGGACAGAGATGCCAAATTGATGCGTGGCGAAAAACCTTTTCTGTTTACTAATATTAAAGCGGGCCTAGGCGTAAAAGATGTCGCCGAGTTTATAGTAAAGCAAGGGATGTTGGGTAGTGCTTAG
- a CDS encoding urease accessory protein UreF, which translates to MSQKLGHIILMLADVALLRLMQLISPGLPIGMYSYSQGLERAIDDGWITNSTELEEWISGVLQNNLCYLDAAYLARLYDAWLLSDYTAVYYWTEQLYASRETYELRAEDRQTGQALARLLNQLEMPDAENWLKRPETTLATLFSLAAVRWQIDKKHTVTGYLWSWLENQVLCGVKLIPLGQVAGQQLLLKLAGRLPAIVEHSLMLTDHQLGGSAFGLALASSRHEMQYSRLFRS; encoded by the coding sequence TTGAGCCAGAAACTGGGGCATATCATACTCATGCTGGCTGATGTTGCTTTATTGCGCTTAATGCAGTTGATCAGCCCAGGTCTGCCGATTGGGATGTACAGTTACTCGCAGGGGTTGGAACGTGCTATTGATGACGGCTGGATCACCAACAGCACTGAATTGGAAGAATGGATTTCTGGCGTGTTGCAAAATAATTTGTGTTATTTGGACGCGGCTTATTTAGCTCGGTTATACGATGCTTGGCTACTATCCGATTATACGGCGGTTTATTACTGGACTGAACAACTTTACGCGAGTAGAGAAACCTATGAGTTGCGTGCAGAAGATCGGCAAACCGGTCAGGCGCTGGCAAGGTTGCTTAATCAATTGGAGATGCCCGATGCCGAAAACTGGTTAAAACGCCCCGAGACTACTCTAGCCACCTTGTTTAGTCTGGCTGCAGTACGTTGGCAGATAGATAAAAAGCATACAGTTACGGGTTATCTATGGAGCTGGCTGGAGAATCAAGTGCTGTGCGGGGTTAAATTAATACCACTAGGTCAGGTGGCTGGTCAACAATTGCTGTTAAAACTTGCCGGGCGCTTACCTGCTATTGTCGAGCATTCTCTAATGCTAACAGATCATCAGTTAGGTGGTAGTGCTTTTGGGCTAGCTTTAGCCAGTAGTCGCCACGAAATGCAATATTCCCGATTATTCCGTTCATGA
- the ureE gene encoding urease accessory protein UreE — translation MLKLTETLQTGEIADDTLSLVFSDRQKTRQPAITKSGIQVGLFLQRGQSLRSGLVLTGSQGYKVRVEAAPEALSVVHCQDDLLFARACYHLGNRHVALQIMPHELRYLADHVLDSMLIGLGLQVEHLTLPFEPETGAYHTHAG, via the coding sequence ATGTTAAAACTAACCGAAACTCTGCAAACGGGCGAAATAGCTGATGATACCTTGAGCCTGGTTTTTTCTGATCGACAAAAAACCCGCCAACCGGCTATTACTAAAAGTGGTATTCAAGTGGGTCTTTTTTTACAGCGAGGGCAATCCTTACGCAGTGGCTTGGTTTTAACCGGAAGTCAAGGTTATAAAGTACGCGTAGAAGCCGCGCCGGAAGCCTTATCGGTAGTGCATTGCCAGGATGATTTACTGTTTGCCCGCGCCTGTTACCACTTGGGTAATCGTCATGTTGCCTTACAAATTATGCCGCATGAATTACGCTATTTAGCCGATCATGTGCTGGATTCAATGTTGATAGGTTTAGGTTTACAAGTTGAACATTTAACCTTGCCTTTTGAGCCAGAAACTGGGGCATATCATACTCATGCTGGCTGA
- the ureC gene encoding urease subunit alpha translates to MSTMSRKAYVDMFGPTTGDRLRLADSELILEVEADYTCYGDEVKFGGGKVIRDGMGQGQHDSQQAVDLVITNALILDYWGIVKADVGIKNGRITMLGKAGNPDIQPNVNIIIGPGTEVIAGEGQILTAGGIDAHIHFICPQQIEEALASGITTMIGGGTGPATGTNATTCTPGPWHIEKMLTALDGFPMNFGLLGKGNASLPGALVEQVQAGVMGLKLHEDWGTTPAAIDCCLTVADNYDVQVAIHTDTLNESGFVEDTFAAFAGRTIHTYHTEGAGGGHAPDIIKACGLANVLPSSTNPTRPYTINTVDEHLDMLMVCHHLDPSIPEDVAFAESRIRRETIAAEDILHDLGAFSMISSDSQAMGRVGEVIIRTWQTAHKMKMQRGSLESDTSRHDNFRLKRYIAKYTINPAISHGIAHEVGSIEAGKLADLVLWQPAFFGVKPSLILKGGMIAAAPMGDANASIPTPQPVHFRPMFGSFGQTAAANSMIFMSQAAVAAGVANRLHLQKQVGTVKNTRTIGKADLKHNHYQPNISVDPQTYQVRADDQLLVCEPAIVLPFAQRYFLF, encoded by the coding sequence ATGAGTACTATGAGTCGTAAAGCCTATGTTGATATGTTTGGCCCGACTACTGGTGATCGCTTGCGTCTGGCAGATAGCGAATTGATTCTGGAAGTAGAAGCGGATTACACCTGTTATGGTGATGAAGTTAAGTTTGGTGGTGGCAAAGTCATTCGCGATGGCATGGGGCAGGGGCAGCATGATTCGCAGCAGGCCGTGGATTTGGTGATTACCAATGCACTGATTTTGGATTATTGGGGCATAGTGAAAGCCGATGTTGGAATTAAAAACGGCAGAATCACTATGTTGGGTAAAGCGGGAAATCCCGATATACAACCCAATGTCAATATTATCATTGGTCCAGGTACCGAAGTGATTGCAGGGGAAGGGCAGATTCTAACGGCGGGTGGCATCGATGCACATATCCATTTCATTTGTCCGCAACAGATTGAAGAGGCCCTGGCTTCCGGTATAACTACCATGATTGGCGGCGGTACGGGTCCCGCCACTGGCACCAATGCCACTACTTGTACCCCAGGTCCGTGGCATATTGAGAAAATGTTAACTGCCCTAGATGGTTTTCCCATGAATTTTGGCTTGCTGGGTAAAGGTAATGCCAGCCTGCCTGGTGCTTTGGTAGAGCAGGTTCAAGCCGGGGTGATGGGGCTTAAATTACATGAAGATTGGGGGACAACACCAGCAGCGATTGATTGCTGTTTAACGGTTGCAGATAACTATGATGTTCAAGTGGCTATTCATACCGATACATTGAACGAATCTGGCTTTGTTGAAGATACCTTTGCAGCTTTTGCAGGACGCACTATTCATACTTATCATACCGAAGGTGCCGGTGGTGGACATGCGCCGGATATTATCAAAGCGTGTGGTCTTGCCAATGTACTACCGTCTTCCACAAATCCAACCCGTCCCTATACCATTAATACCGTAGATGAACATCTGGATATGCTAATGGTGTGCCATCATCTTGATCCCAGTATTCCAGAAGACGTAGCTTTTGCCGAATCGCGGATTCGCCGCGAAACCATCGCCGCCGAAGATATCCTGCACGATTTAGGCGCTTTTTCCATGATTTCCTCAGATTCGCAGGCCATGGGCCGGGTGGGGGAAGTGATTATCCGTACCTGGCAAACCGCGCATAAAATGAAAATGCAACGCGGTTCATTAGAATCGGATACGTCTCGGCATGACAATTTTCGACTAAAGCGCTATATTGCCAAATACACCATTAATCCAGCTATCAGTCATGGTATTGCCCATGAAGTGGGTTCCATAGAAGCGGGCAAATTGGCGGATCTAGTGTTGTGGCAACCCGCCTTTTTTGGTGTAAAACCCAGTCTTATTTTGAAAGGTGGCATGATAGCCGCAGCACCCATGGGTGACGCCAATGCTTCAATACCTACCCCACAACCCGTGCATTTTCGACCCATGTTTGGTAGTTTTGGGCAAACAGCAGCCGCAAACTCCATGATATTTATGTCCCAGGCGGCCGTAGCTGCAGGGGTTGCTAACCGTCTGCATTTGCAAAAACAGGTGGGTACTGTCAAAAATACTCGAACTATCGGTAAGGCAGATTTAAAGCATAATCATTATCAGCCTAATATCAGTGTCGATCCACAAACTTATCAAGTACGGGCAGACGATCAATTGCTGGTTTGTGAACCCGCTATCGTATTGCCTTTTGCACAACGTTATTTTTTATTTTAA
- a CDS encoding urease subunit beta codes for MIPGEMFPSEDDIELNIGRSTCKVLVANSGDRPIQVGSHYHFYETNPALHFDRQLSLGYRLDIPAGTAVRFEPGQHREVQLVAFAGLRKVYGFRGEIMGDLESVP; via the coding sequence ATGATTCCAGGTGAAATGTTTCCGTCCGAGGACGATATAGAACTCAATATAGGCCGATCTACCTGTAAGGTACTGGTAGCCAACAGTGGCGACAGACCGATTCAGGTCGGTTCACACTACCACTTTTATGAAACCAATCCTGCCTTGCATTTTGATCGGCAGTTAAGCTTGGGTTATCGCCTGGATATACCTGCTGGTACAGCAGTACGTTTTGAGCCGGGACAACATAGAGAGGTACAACTGGTTGCCTTTGCCGGTTTAAGAAAAGTCTATGGTTTTCGGGGTGAAATTATGGGTGATTTGGAGTCAGTGCCATGA
- a CDS encoding urease subunit gamma, with product MQLTHREKDKLLLFSAFQLAERRLARGLTLNYPEAIAYISFTIIEGARDGQSVAELMAYGRTLLSREQVMEGVPEMIHDVQVEATFPDGTKLVTVHDPIV from the coding sequence ATGCAATTAACGCATCGAGAAAAAGACAAATTACTGTTGTTTTCTGCATTTCAACTGGCAGAACGCCGTTTGGCACGTGGCTTGACCTTAAATTATCCAGAAGCTATCGCCTATATTTCCTTTACCATTATCGAAGGAGCTCGAGATGGTCAAAGTGTCGCCGAATTAATGGCCTATGGTCGTACTTTGTTGAGTCGTGAACAAGTCATGGAAGGTGTGCCGGAAATGATACATGATGTTCAGGTTGAAGCCACTTTTCCCGATGGTACCAAGTTAGTCACGGTACATGACCCTATAGTGTAG
- a CDS encoding urease accessory protein UreD, translated as MDNNYSLHTDTFCTEWEAELRLGFVYRANKTVMAHCEHRGPLTVQRPFYPEDKLCHVYLLHPPGGVVAGDRLNIAINVDENAQVLITTPAAGKFYRSVGKTATQTVSLTVAEQASLEWLPQETLLFEGAQLDSSCCINLGDNSTFIGWEVLILGRPAADEGFTQGFASLHWQIRRGGRLHYHERINLDAQAFTANWGLQNNASFGTLFACPVNSHQLSLVQDLIAEQPGRGVTLLDDLLICRALDQRADKLRAFFEQVRDVLRTELIGQKSCNPRIWAT; from the coding sequence ATGGATAACAATTACTCATTACATACTGACACTTTTTGTACAGAATGGGAGGCTGAACTAAGATTGGGGTTTGTCTATCGCGCAAATAAAACAGTGATGGCGCATTGTGAGCACCGTGGGCCACTGACTGTGCAACGGCCATTTTATCCAGAAGACAAGCTTTGCCATGTTTATTTATTACATCCGCCTGGTGGCGTGGTGGCAGGTGATCGCCTCAATATTGCAATCAATGTCGACGAAAATGCGCAAGTGCTGATTACGACGCCGGCTGCAGGTAAGTTTTATCGTAGCGTAGGTAAAACCGCTACACAAACTGTGTCTTTAACGGTTGCCGAACAGGCCAGTTTGGAATGGCTGCCACAGGAAACTTTACTCTTTGAGGGGGCGCAGCTAGACTCCAGTTGTTGTATTAACTTGGGCGACAACTCGACATTTATAGGCTGGGAGGTGCTGATATTAGGGCGACCTGCGGCTGATGAAGGGTTTACTCAAGGTTTTGCCAGTTTACACTGGCAGATTAGGCGTGGTGGTCGATTACACTACCATGAACGAATCAATCTAGACGCGCAAGCCTTTACAGCGAATTGGGGTTTGCAAAATAACGCCAGTTTCGGCACTTTGTTTGCTTGCCCTGTGAATAGTCACCAGTTAAGCTTAGTGCAAGATTTAATCGCCGAGCAGCCAGGACGAGGGGTCACTTTGTTGGATGATTTGCTGATTTGTCGAGCCCTTGATCAACGCGCAGATAAGTTGCGTGCATTTTTTGAGCAAGTCAGGGATGTTTTAAGGACCGAATTAATCGGTCAAAAATCCTGTAATCCACGTATTTGGGCCACCTAA
- a CDS encoding ABC transporter ATP-binding protein, translated as MLNISMLQQFYGESHTLWDFDLKVTAGSCVCLMGRNGVGKTTLLKSIMGLIPVQGGSIEFDGVELSQTKAEARAELGIGYVPQGREIFPLLTVEENLKTGLRAAQKHGIKKIPDAIYEIFPVLKQMLKRRGGDLSGGQQQQLAIGRALVLQPRLLILDEPTEGIQPNIVTEIGDVILRLNRAKGIPVAQADANLVGDVHQAINRIHSELGVTILLVEQKLPFARKVANQFCIMDRGRHIANGNMSELQDDMVKRYLTV; from the coding sequence ATGTTAAATATTAGTATGTTGCAACAGTTTTATGGCGAAAGTCACACCTTGTGGGATTTTGATTTAAAAGTCACTGCCGGTAGTTGCGTGTGTTTGATGGGCAGAAATGGTGTCGGAAAAACCACTTTATTAAAATCGATTATGGGTTTGATTCCTGTACAAGGCGGTAGTATCGAATTTGACGGTGTGGAACTCAGTCAAACTAAGGCAGAAGCTCGGGCGGAACTGGGTATAGGGTATGTGCCACAAGGTCGAGAGATCTTTCCGCTGCTAACCGTTGAGGAAAACCTTAAAACCGGTTTACGCGCCGCTCAAAAGCACGGTATAAAAAAAATACCAGATGCCATCTACGAAATATTTCCCGTACTCAAACAAATGCTCAAACGTCGGGGCGGAGATTTGTCTGGTGGACAGCAGCAACAGCTTGCTATAGGTAGAGCGTTGGTGTTACAACCCCGCTTATTGATTTTGGATGAACCTACAGAGGGCATTCAACCTAATATCGTTACCGAGATTGGCGACGTGATTTTGCGCTTGAATCGGGCTAAAGGTATTCCCGTTGCGCAAGCAGATGCTAACTTGGTAGGTGATGTGCATCAGGCCATTAATCGTATTCACAGTGAATTAGGCGTAACCATCCTGCTAGTCGAGCAGAAACTGCCTTTTGCCAGGAAAGTGGCAAACCAATTTTGTATTATGGATCGAGGTCGGCATATCGCTAATGGCAATATGAGTGAACTACAGGATGATATGGTTAAGCGTTATTTAACGGTATAG
- the urtD gene encoding urea ABC transporter ATP-binding protein UrtD — translation MNQPAISSEFGVHALTEDVDTSHGPILYMEDVSVSFDGFRALNHLSLYIDEGELRCLIGPNGAGKTTLMDVITGKTKPDSGSVYFGQTIDLLQMDEPAIAQAGICRKFQKPSVFSALSVYENLELALKTNKNTWATLFHKLNAEQRERVHTVLCSIGLLELQGQLAGTLSHGQKQWLEIGMLLMQEPKVMLVDEPIAGMTHQEIERTAELLLSLQGKHSIVVVEHDMEFVRSIARKVTVLHEGSVLTEGTMDEVQNDTRVIQVYLGG, via the coding sequence ATGAATCAACCTGCTATTAGTTCAGAATTCGGCGTGCATGCTCTGACAGAGGATGTAGATACCAGTCATGGGCCTATCTTGTATATGGAAGATGTGAGTGTTAGCTTTGATGGTTTTAGAGCCCTAAATCATTTGTCATTATATATAGACGAGGGCGAGTTACGTTGTTTGATAGGTCCAAATGGCGCAGGCAAAACCACTTTAATGGATGTCATAACCGGTAAAACCAAGCCAGATAGTGGTTCAGTGTACTTTGGACAAACCATAGATTTATTGCAGATGGACGAACCCGCCATAGCCCAGGCGGGTATTTGTCGCAAGTTTCAAAAGCCTAGCGTGTTTAGCGCCCTAAGCGTGTATGAAAATCTGGAGCTAGCCTTAAAAACCAATAAAAATACTTGGGCCACACTGTTTCATAAATTGAATGCAGAGCAGCGTGAGCGAGTGCACACGGTATTATGCTCTATAGGTTTGCTTGAGTTACAGGGGCAATTGGCGGGTACCTTGTCGCATGGACAAAAACAGTGGCTGGAAATTGGTATGCTGCTCATGCAGGAACCAAAAGTCATGTTGGTTGATGAACCTATTGCGGGCATGACTCATCAGGAAATTGAGCGCACTGCGGAATTGTTACTCTCTCTGCAAGGTAAACACTCTATTGTGGTAGTCGAGCATGATATGGAGTTTGTGCGCAGCATTGCTCGAAAAGTGACGGTGTTACACGAAGGTAGTGTTTTAACTGAAGGTACGATGGATGAAGTACAAAATGATACACGCGTCATTCAGGTTTATCTGGGGGGATAA
- the urtC gene encoding urea ABC transporter permease subunit UrtC has protein sequence MRHFWLTLDKPYVSVLLVLSAITLLVPIFNLLFAEESFLHFSSYSVSLIGKYLTFALLGLSLDLVWGYAGILVLGQGVFFALGGYAMGMYLMRQIGSRGVYGNAELPDFMVFLNWTELPWYWQGFSHFPYAALMVFLAPASIAFVFGWLAFRSRVTGVYLSIITQALTYAMLLAFFRNEMGFGGNNGLTDFKEILGFNIQSESVRLVLLFLSGLSLILVLLLSRWIVTSKLGRVVTAIRDQESRVRFLGYRVELFKLWVFVFAAMIAGLAGALYVPQVGIINPSEFSPLNSLEIVIWVAIGGRGTLYGAIIGAVVVNYAKTVLTGLMPDAWLFCLGAVFILVTLLLPDGIVGLIRRFTRQQPLPITLPIKG, from the coding sequence ATGCGTCATTTCTGGTTAACTCTTGATAAACCCTATGTCTCAGTGCTGTTGGTGTTATCGGCCATTACATTATTGGTGCCTATCTTTAATCTACTGTTTGCGGAAGAATCGTTTTTACATTTTTCCAGTTACAGTGTGTCCTTAATTGGAAAATATTTAACCTTTGCTTTATTGGGTCTTTCCTTGGATTTAGTCTGGGGATATGCGGGTATTCTGGTGTTGGGTCAAGGCGTATTTTTTGCGCTGGGTGGCTATGCGATGGGCATGTATCTCATGCGGCAGATTGGTAGTCGTGGTGTGTATGGTAATGCTGAATTACCCGATTTTATGGTGTTTTTAAATTGGACAGAGTTACCCTGGTATTGGCAAGGCTTTTCTCATTTTCCTTACGCTGCTTTGATGGTGTTTTTGGCACCTGCCAGCATCGCTTTTGTGTTTGGTTGGCTGGCCTTCCGTTCACGCGTTACCGGTGTGTATTTGTCAATTATTACCCAAGCACTGACTTACGCTATGTTATTAGCTTTTTTTCGAAATGAAATGGGTTTTGGTGGTAACAATGGTTTAACTGACTTCAAAGAAATACTAGGATTTAATATTCAATCAGAATCGGTACGTTTAGTGTTGCTGTTTTTGTCAGGATTGAGTCTGATTCTGGTGTTGTTATTAAGTCGCTGGATAGTGACCAGCAAGTTAGGCAGGGTAGTCACCGCTATTCGTGATCAAGAGTCCAGAGTGCGTTTTCTGGGTTATCGTGTTGAATTATTCAAATTGTGGGTGTTTGTATTTGCTGCAATGATTGCAGGGTTAGCAGGTGCCTTGTATGTGCCGCAAGTGGGTATTATTAATCCCAGCGAATTCTCACCACTGAATTCATTGGAAATTGTTATTTGGGTGGCAATCGGGGGTAGAGGCACTTTATACGGAGCTATTATTGGTGCAGTAGTAGTTAATTACGCAAAAACAGTATTAACCGGTCTCATGCCCGATGCTTGGTTGTTTTGTCTGGGAGCAGTATTCATTTTGGTAACCCTGTTATTGCCTGATGGTATTGTCGGCTTGATACGTCGCTTTACCAGACAACAGCCACTCCCGATTACCCTGCCAATAAAAGGATAA
- the urtB gene encoding urea ABC transporter permease subunit UrtB: MIINFGKNLMTLCLWLVERLSSVKTRKRYLKTPAGYGEHECTILIPLQMLTTTAINFIKPTLAGVFKCLCLCGVLIILSGVSQLVAAQTPDTFTAALEQLRQGNMQQREAAIELLAEDSRSLVVLQALQDGKLFDLKEAGRLVIATEDQQTYALIDAATQNALPSVESSALGKINLTNKLRSTLRKMLGKLQLNAADPQQRLQAVKAMSKDIDDKALELLQAHQLVETDLKIKTAIEQVVLLKQIDSDDKSKRIAAINTLKLHDSQDVLNRLQTLADKDAEGQYLEADSDVRNLAEAALSNVKSRLQMYAAIETVFFGLSLGAVLVLSAIGLAITFGVMGVINMAHGELMMLGAYTTYVMQQLLPQNLGTALILSIPVAFLVTALVGIIIERGIIRFLYGRPLETLLATFGVSLFLQQTVRSIFSPLNRSVSSPEWMSGSWQINDFLSLTWNRFYILIFSLLVFVALLQILKRTKLGLEVRAVAQNRSMARAMGIPTARVDAMTFGLGSGIAGVAGVALSQITNVGPNLGQAYIVDSFMVVVFGGVGNLFGTLVAGFSLGIANKVLEPYAGAVLAKILVLVFIILFIQKRPRGLFPQKGRAAEN; the protein is encoded by the coding sequence ATGATTATAAATTTTGGCAAAAATTTAATGACACTCTGTTTGTGGTTAGTAGAGAGATTAAGCTCTGTGAAAACCCGTAAAAGATATTTGAAAACGCCAGCCGGTTATGGTGAGCATGAGTGCACAATATTAATCCCTCTGCAAATGTTGACTACTACCGCTATAAACTTCATCAAGCCAACATTGGCTGGCGTTTTCAAATGTCTTTGTCTGTGTGGTGTCCTGATAATTTTATCAGGTGTTTCGCAACTGGTTGCCGCGCAAACTCCGGATACCTTTACTGCGGCATTAGAACAGCTTAGACAAGGTAATATGCAGCAACGTGAAGCAGCCATAGAACTACTCGCTGAAGATTCACGCAGCTTGGTTGTTTTGCAAGCCTTGCAGGATGGCAAATTGTTCGATTTAAAAGAGGCCGGTCGACTGGTTATCGCTACTGAAGATCAACAAACGTATGCCTTAATTGATGCAGCTACCCAGAACGCTTTACCCTCGGTAGAGAGCAGTGCCTTGGGCAAAATAAATCTGACTAATAAATTACGTAGCACCTTACGTAAAATGTTAGGTAAATTACAGTTAAATGCTGCCGATCCTCAGCAACGCCTACAGGCAGTTAAAGCTATGAGCAAGGATATCGATGATAAAGCGCTGGAATTGTTGCAAGCTCATCAATTGGTGGAAACTGATTTAAAAATTAAAACAGCTATCGAACAAGTGGTGTTGTTAAAACAGATTGATAGCGACGATAAAAGCAAGCGTATTGCAGCTATTAATACGCTTAAATTACACGATAGTCAGGATGTCTTGAACCGTTTGCAAACCCTGGCTGACAAAGATGCCGAAGGCCAGTATCTGGAGGCGGATAGCGATGTACGCAATCTGGCAGAAGCCGCATTAAGCAATGTAAAAAGCCGCTTGCAAATGTACGCTGCCATAGAAACAGTGTTTTTTGGCTTAAGTCTGGGGGCGGTACTGGTGCTTTCGGCTATAGGCTTAGCCATTACCTTTGGGGTGATGGGGGTCATCAATATGGCGCACGGCGAACTGATGATGCTGGGTGCCTATACTACCTATGTTATGCAGCAATTGCTGCCGCAAAATTTGGGTACTGCGTTAATTTTATCCATCCCGGTGGCCTTTTTGGTGACAGCATTGGTCGGGATTATTATTGAACGCGGTATTATCCGCTTTCTGTATGGACGGCCATTAGAAACCTTATTAGCCACTTTTGGTGTGAGTTTATTTCTGCAACAAACCGTTCGCTCTATCTTTTCGCCCTTGAATCGGAGCGTTTCCTCGCCGGAATGGATGAGTGGGTCTTGGCAAATTAATGATTTTCTATCATTGACCTGGAATCGCTTTTATATTTTGATTTTTAGTTTGCTGGTGTTTGTCGCGTTATTGCAAATCCTGAAACGCACCAAGCTTGGTTTAGAAGTGCGTGCTGTAGCGCAGAATCGTTCCATGGCCAGAGCTATGGGCATTCCTACTGCGCGAGTAGATGCAATGACTTTTGGACTGGGTTCAGGGATAGCCGGGGTAGCTGGAGTGGCTTTGAGTCAGATTACCAATGTGGGTCCTAATCTGGGGCAGGCTTATATTGTGGATTCGTTTATGGTGGTCGTGTTTGGCGGGGTCGGTAATCTGTTTGGTACGCTGGTAGCCGGATTTTCACTGGGTATAGCCAATAAAGTGCTAGAGCCCTATGCCGGTGCAGTATTAGCCAAGATTTTGGTATTGGTCTTTATTATCTTGTTTATTCAAAAACGCCCACGCGGATTGTTCCCGCAAAAGGGTCGGGCTGCGGAGAATTAA